CTACGTTTGTTCGAGCGAATTTATTTAACTGTAAATGCTAGAAAATGCGTGTGTCATGCATAATTttatgtaaataaattgatgtaagGATATAATGTAAGGGGATAAGGCGTGGTAATTttcaaaatagtaaaaagtgcaCAATTTTTTAGGCATGCTAAAATTGTAAACTGATCATATGGAATGTGATAAATGCaaattctaaatattgtacaaactccaaactatgatctaaaccgttagaaaatatcaacagatgataaaataattgcAACgaaatatgtcaacacaatgtcaacggttgatggtgtgttgaaattgtgttaactttgtattgacattgtgttgatatcaAATTCTTGAAATTTTATACTGTGTTGATACTGTTGGAATATATGAAATATATTGGAGGAGTATTTTGGTTTGGAGGAAATATTTGAGGGGACAATGGGTGGAATATTTGGGAAGTGATTTAGGAGATGTTGATGTGGGGAAAACTAAGAcactctttatttctcaaattctCTCAACTTCTCAACTTATCTAAAATGTTACAACTCACTCCTATTTATAGGAGTCCTCTTCATATTCTAGAATCtacataataattttatattctaaatatctagatttttatctataaaaatctagatatttctTACATAATATCTAAAATCTAGATTATTCTcctaaaatatctagatatttctactaaaatatctagatattttctCAAGCTTATTTCTAGACAATTCTACAATATCTAGAGATTTCCATTACAAAATCAagtttaataatatttcaacaCTCCCCCTTAAACTTGATTTGTCATTCCGAGCAATGTCCTTATCTTGACAAAGTCTTCATGCTTGAGCGGCTTTGTGAAGATATCAGCAACCTGATCTTGCGACTTCACATACTCGACTAGAATCTCTTGATTTGCAACGCATTCTCTGATGTAGTGGTAGCGGGTGTCGATGTGTTTGCTTCGGTTGTGGAACACTGGATTTTTGGATAGCGCAATGGACGACTTATTATCCACACAAATAGTTGTTGGCTCCTTTTGTGGCCACCCGAGCTCCGATAATAAATTCCTGAGCCAAATTGCATGACAAACACTTAAAGTGGCGGCCACATATTCGGCTTCGCATGTTGATAGTGTGACAATTGGCTGTTTCTTAGACATCCAAGTGAAGGCAGTGTCTCCCATGTAGAACACATATCCACCTGTACTCTTTCGATCATCATTGTCTCCAGCCCAATCACTATCGCTATAGCCAACAAGCTTGTAATCATTAGACTGTGAATAAAATAGACCATAGTCGATCATACCTCTGAGATAGCGGAGTATCCTCTTTGCCCCGTTGAAGTGGGAAGTAGTTGGATTTTCCATGTAGCGGCTTACGAGCCCAGTAGCGTACAATATATCTGGCCTTGTGCAAGTTAAGTACCGTAGGCTTCCAACCATGCTCTTGTATAGTGCCAGATCCACCTTTTCTCCTTTGTCATTCTTAGATAGCTTGACCCCGCACTCCACCGGCGTGTTGATTGGCTTGCAATCctccattttgaatttcttcagaatCTCCTTTGCATAGTGTTCTTGTGTGATGAATACTCCATCTTCAAGTTGCTTCACTTCTACACCGAGGTAGTATGCCATCAGCCCAACGTCCGTCATCTCGAATTCGTCAGTCATGGCCTTCTTGAATTCCTCGAACATGCTTGGATTGTTTCCTGTGAAAATGAGATCATCCACATACAAGCACACATAGAGCGCATGTTCATGTGGGCATTTGGTGAAGCCGTTATCTTCAAGATACTTGTCGATCCTGCTATTCCATGCCCTTGGTGCTTGCTTTAGCCCGTACAAGGCTTTCTTCAACTTTAGAACTTTATCTTCTTGGCCATTCACCACGTAGCCATCAGGTTGCTTGATGTAGACTTCTTTATTAAGGAATCCATTCAAGAAAGCCgactttacatccatttgatagATCTTCCATCTATTTTGGGCTGCAAGAGAGAGTATTAGTCTAATAGTTTCTAGGCGAGCAACGGGAGCAAATACCTCATCATAGTCGATTCCGGCTCTTTGGCTATATCCTTTTGCGACGAGTCTTGCTTTATATCTTTCAACTTCACCATTGGAATTCTTCTTAATTTTATACACCCACTTAACTCCAATGGCCTTATGACCCTTTGGTAGTATCACCAACTCCCACGTATCATTCTTCTCTATAGCCTTAATCTCTTCATCCATGGCGACTCACCAATTTTCACTTTCTGCAGCTTCTTCATAGTTGACTGGTTCACAATCAGCAAATAAGCAGAATAAGGTAAGATCTTCTAACCTTTCAGTGTCTTCATACACTTCAGCCAAATTTCGTGCGCGTTGTGTGTCTCTTTCGTTCAAGAAAGATGGCGGCGAGCCTCCAACGGATGTAGCAGGAGATGCAGGTGGAGTTGTTTGTTCTTGTTGCTCCTTTCTTATTTGCTCGTCTATTCTTGGATCTCCAAATGGAGGTATGGAAGTGGTGTCATTGTCCGAGCCGAAATCCCATACTCCTTCTTCATCGAACTCCACATCTCGGCTAATCATTGTTTTCTGCGAAGTTGGATCATTTAGCTTATATCCTTTAGTGATAGAGTCGTACCCGATGAAGATGAATGTCTTGCTTTTGTCATCGAGTTTACTCCTTGTTTGATCTGGTACATGTGCATAGGCTTTGCTCTCGAACACTCTCAAGTGTGCGATCCCTGGTTTTCTTCCGCTCCAAGCTTCTTGAGGAGTCATTCCCCACACACTTCTGGTTGGAGACCGATTAGACAGGTATACAGCGCACGCCACTGCTTCTGCCCATAGCTCATTGGGCAAATTCTTCGTCTTTAGCATACTCCGAGTCATCTCAACGATAGTCCTGTTCTTTCGTTCGGCCACTCCATTCTGCTGGGGGGATCTTGGAACCGTTAATTGCCGCCGAATTCCTCTTTCTTTACAAAATTCTTGAAACTCCCCGGATGTGAATTCTCCACCTCGATCGGTCCTCAATGCTTTGATCTCTAGACCGCTTTCCTTTTCTACGGCAGCCTTGAACCTCTTGAAAGCATCAAATGCTTCGCTTCAAGAAATATACCCACgtctttcttgaaaaatcatcgaTAAATAGtaggaaataattatttttaccgAGGGAGCTTGGCTTGATTGGTCCACACACGTCTACATGTATTAACTCCAATGGTTTCTGAGCTCTCGAACTTGACTCATTTGGAAATGGCTTTCTGAAGTGCTTCCCAAGTAAGCATCCTTCACAGAGTTGATCGGGATGCTTGATGGGCGGTAATCCTCGTACCATTTCTTTATTTGATAGCAATTTTAAGCTACCAAAATTCAGGTGCCCAAATCGAAGGTGCCACAACCAAGACTTATCTTTGTAGCATATTTGAAGACACTTCACCACATCATTTTGcacatttaataaaaacattCTATTCTTGGACATTGGCACTTGGGCGATCAAATTATTTTTGCCATCTCTTATTGAAAGGCTATAATCCTTCATATGAATATTATAACCTTTCTCTAAGAGTTGTCCAAGactcaaaatattatttttcatattggGCACGTAATATACGTTAGAAATAAAATCACGAGCTCCATGCTTCAGACGAATTAGTATTTTGCCTTTCCCTTTAACTGGAATTTTagattcatcaccaaaggaGACGTTACCACTTACTGATTCATCAAGCTCCACGAACATGCTTCTGTTCCCGCACATATGATTGCTCGCTCCTGTGTCGAGGTACCACGTATCATCTTTTCTCCCAGCTTCTCCTTTATAAGCTAAAAGGACacaaccattttcttcattcgtATTCTCCATGTAATTAGCCTTCTCTTCAACTTTTGATTTTGCATCTCTGCACTCGGAAGCATAGTGCCCATATCTATGACAATTGTAACACTTTATTGAAGATTTATCGTACCTCGACTGTGGGGAACTCCTTCCTCGTCCCTTATTTGGGAACTCCTTTCTTTCTTCATTGTTCGAAAAATATCCTCGTCCACGTCCACGAGCATATCCTCGGCCACGACCGCGCTCTTGTCTTTGTCCGCGGCCTCTTCCTTGTCGACCACCACCACTGCCCGaactttcttctttctcctttGGGCTCACTTGCAACTTTAAAAGTTGCTCCACAATTTCctgtttcttcttttgtttctcCTCATATGCTTGTAGCGATCCCAATAAGTGATCGATACTCATTTCCTCTAAATCTTTTGTTTCTTCAATTGTAACTACTATATGCTCAAGATTAGGAGTTAGAGAACGCAATATTTTTTCCATAATTCTAACATCCTCCAATTTTTCAccatttcttttcatttgatttgacaCCGCCAAGACTCTTGAAAAGTAATCCGAAATTGATTCGAACTCTTTTATATTCAAAGATTCAAATTCTCCTCTTAAAGTTTGGAGACGCACCTTCTTTACTCGATCCGCTCCAATACACGAGATTTGGAGCTTCTTCCACGCTTCTTTGGCGGTGCTTGCACTCGAGATCTTCTCGAAATCGTCGTCCCCTATAGCTTGGTAGATGAGATAGAGAGCCTTCTTATCTCTCTTTCTCGCATCTCGCAATCTATCCCTTTGTTGTTGGGATAGAGCGGTCTCATCTTGTGGCTCCTCATAGCCACTCTCCACGATCTCCCAAATGTCATGGGCTCCCAATAACGCTTTcatcttaatactccaattATCGAAATTGCTCTTATTGAGCATGGGGACTTGAAACGATGACAAATTAGCCATGCTATAGGTAGGAACTTATGGCTCTGGTACCACTTTGTTGAAATATAGGAAATATATTGGAGGAGTATTTTAGTTTGGATGAAATATTTGAGGGGACAATGGGTGAAATATTTGGGAAGTGATTTAGGAGATGTTGATGTGGGGAAAACTAAGAcactctttatttctcaaattctCTCAACTTCTCAACTTATCTAAAATGTTACAACTCACTCCTATTTATAGGAGTCCTCTTCATATTCTAGAATCtacataataattttatattctaaatatctagatttttatctataaaaatctagatatttctTACATAATATCTAAAATCTAGATTATTCGcctaaaatatctagatatttctactaaaatatctagatattttctCAAGCTTATTTCTAGACAATTCTacaatatctagatatttccattacaaaatcaagtttaataatatttcaacagatactgtgttgaaaagtttagagtttgtacaatatatgagtttgcattttatcattaCCCTGATCATATAGTATTCATAAGGAACGGATGAAATGTGAattattgaaaatattattttatagagTATAATAATCCGAATTCAGTTggcaaaaatattattttatagagTACAATAATCCGAATTCAGTTGGCAAAGTGCAAATCCGTTTTAACCTACATTGCAGGATGAATGTAAATAATGTATTAGTCAATAAATTTTTAAGTTTTTGTCAAATTCTGGTTTTATATACTAGTTGTAAAATCTGCTTGTATATTACAGAATCAATTTGTTTTGGCAGCTAATAATACTGTGAGTGCTTATAACTTGATGATTATTTTATCGAATATATGACTTGATGATTATTTTCGTGACATTATCAGATCTTAACCAAACAACACCTAGACGGCGAAACAACATCATaatatactaaattaaatatttggCTGCCTACAATATGATGTAACGATCAATAGTGCCACATAATTGAGTCATTAAGTgccaaaatttaaattaattgcaaaatcagaatccatcaataatttaattacgaaATCAGAATCAATCAACAGTTAAGTAATTTACATGCACATATTTTAAGCAGATATGTAAAGTTCCAAAAGAAAAGGTTAAACCATCAAATTGGTTAGTCtcttcataataataataataataataaagttaaGTAACAACGAGCACACCCACACCACTCAcccaataaattatactactactactactactacttaatgAAAAATCAAAAATGAATTGGACTATATATAATGAATAAACAGGGTGGTAAAAATATTGGAAATTATGTAGAAACATGATGTCTTTAAAACGTGATCCAAATGGGAGTTTGGGCTAGAATAATTAAATACTGAGCTCCAAGTTCTGAGAATTAAAAACGCAAAACCCATGTTTAGCTGCATTCATGTGGAGGCAAGGCATGTGGCATTTATGAGAAAATTGatccacatttaattataacttATCACTTATAATTTAAACTAACAGATATCCATCTACAAGTCTCTTATCAAGTATATGAAATACTCTTGCCATTTGACAATATGTCCCACTTTGACGCCTATacaaattttatgaatataaaagAATATAGGCgtaaaaagttaatgaaatattatattaattttacttttatgtattaattttatgatgaaaaatagtaaaaaaataaacggGACATGCGATGACGGAACATACCAAAAAAATCCTATCTAGTTATTCCATCAGATAACATTTAAAATTATTCCATTCGGCTTTCCAGAAAGAGAAAGAGTagataattatgtaaatttggATAGCTTTTTCTAGAAGTGGACACTGCCATCTTGATGTCCATATATATGTGCTCCTCAAATTAATATAAATGTCTACTCTTATCACTTGTCACAATAATTTTGGAAGAAGATTTAAAGATTAGGTGTAATGTAGAGTTAGGTTGATATATATTTCGTTTTTTATACTACTTGTGAAATGCAATATAGGTTTATATATTAAACTTTTGTGTATTTTTATTTGGTACTTGAATTGTGTTCTATGTAGATGATTATCAATGACATATTATTACTATTGGTTTGGGTcggttaggttgagattttttagcttaattgagaattgagatgcattttcagtcattcatccacatttttgaaatatcaactacaagtagattatgtcaactaggggtattatcgtcaatagcctgcacatcaaatgtcaatagcttaTAGAAAAATGTTAACAGCTTGTCAATAGCttatatattaaaatgtcaacatactagtatgtaatatatatcaaatgtcaatcaggtcaacaacttgtattaaaatgtcaacgaCATGTATaaagtgtcaacaactcaaaaacaattcttgcaattaaaaacta
This genomic interval from Salvia splendens isolate huo1 chromosome 13, SspV2, whole genome shotgun sequence contains the following:
- the LOC121760837 gene encoding uncharacterized protein LOC121760837, coding for MANLSSFQVPMLNKSNFDNWSIKMKALLGAHDIWEIVESGYEEPQDETALSQQQRDRLRDARKRDKKALYLIYQAIGDDDFEKISSASTAKEAWKKLQISCIGADRVKKVRLQTLRGEFESLNIKEFESISDYFSRVLAVSNQMKRNGEKLEDVRIMEKILRSLTPNLEHIVVTIEETKDLEEMSIDHLLGSLQAYEEKQKKKQEIVEQLLKLQVSPKEKEESSGSGGGRQGRGRGQRQERGRGRGYARGRGRGYFSNNEERKEFPNKGRGRSSPQSRYDKSSIKCYNCHRYGHYASECRDAKSKVEEKANYMENTNEENGCVLLAYKGEAGRKDDTWYLDTGASNHMCGNRSMFVELDESLKGKAKY